One window of Caldilineales bacterium genomic DNA carries:
- a CDS encoding LacI family transcriptional regulator: protein MRRKRSAVTILDVAKAAGVSVSTVSRVLNGKVDVAVDTQEKVQDIIDQLGYTTNLAARSMRGSKTNLIGLIMPDVAYPFAIEVMKGVNEAVAASESDLLIYTTGDVRKYETALHQQKYVTLLNNSITDGVIVVAPVAAEFTTDAPLVSIDPAMIDPSYPSIHATNYQGALDAMHYLLQLGHRRIGHISGRPELQSSVRRLMGYRAALDQAGVAIDESLIAAGDYTTETAARCARSLLERVDRPTAIFAANDQSAIGVIQVANKMGLKIPDDLSVVGFDNIPEAAYFDLTTVDQFVAKMAFTATKMLFSLIDGQKLEEKIAKMPTKLIVRGSCREFSAAV from the coding sequence ATGCGACGCAAAAGAAGCGCAGTCACCATCCTGGATGTCGCCAAGGCGGCGGGAGTATCTGTCTCCACCGTCTCGCGCGTCTTGAACGGCAAGGTCGATGTGGCCGTAGACACACAAGAGAAGGTCCAAGACATCATCGACCAACTCGGCTATACCACCAACCTGGCGGCCAGAAGCATGCGCGGTAGCAAGACGAATTTGATCGGCTTGATCATGCCCGATGTCGCCTATCCTTTTGCCATCGAAGTGATGAAGGGGGTCAACGAGGCGGTTGCAGCTTCTGAGTCGGATCTGCTCATCTACACCACAGGCGACGTACGCAAATACGAAACTGCCTTGCACCAACAGAAATATGTCACCTTGCTAAACAACTCGATTACCGACGGCGTGATCGTTGTCGCTCCCGTCGCGGCCGAGTTCACGACCGATGCCCCCCTCGTATCGATCGACCCGGCCATGATCGATCCGAGTTACCCCTCGATTCATGCCACCAATTATCAAGGCGCCTTGGACGCTATGCACTACTTGCTGCAATTGGGCCATCGCCGCATCGGCCACATTTCGGGACGACCGGAACTGCAAAGCTCCGTTCGCCGATTGATGGGCTATCGGGCAGCGCTCGACCAGGCTGGCGTCGCCATCGATGAATCGCTTATCGCAGCCGGAGACTATACGACCGAAACCGCCGCCCGCTGTGCACGAAGTTTGTTGGAACGGGTCGATCGACCGACAGCGATTTTCGCCGCCAACGACCAATCGGCGATTGGCGTCATTCAGGTAGCGAATAAGATGGGTCTGAAGATACCAGATGATTTGTCGGTTGTTGGCTTCGATAATATCCCAGAGGCTGCATATTTTGACTTGACAACCGTGGATCAGTTCGTAGCCAAGATGGCCTTCACTGCGACAAAGATGCTTTTCTCTCTGATTGACGGCCAGAAATTGGAGGAAAAGATTGCAAAAATGCCGACAAAGTTGATTGTTCGGGGTTCATGCAGAGAATTCAGCGCCGCTGTCTGA